One region of Acomys russatus chromosome 8, mAcoRus1.1, whole genome shotgun sequence genomic DNA includes:
- the Vwa5b2 gene encoding von Willebrand factor A domain-containing protein 5B2, translating into MPGLYCLSSWTPLPLTDSSVRAYAKGPCLSLRARLTYHNPQPQPVDGVFVYPLAEAEVVSGFEAEAAGRRVSFQLQSRRRSQAACCRALGPGLGISTPRRCAQGHLVLDLAQARSTLVLPTGLVAAAGTMTVTLCSSRELPSRPDGVMHVVLPTVFTPLAQPGLPGSPRSPGLCDDRLGLCPTSCFGIGSPEEERLTWEQAAAPPDVFSGPARCPAPYTFSFEMLVTGPCLLAGLESPSHALRADALPHASSAATICVTLAEGHRCDRALEILLYPSEPHQPHLMLEAGSLSSAEYEAQVRTRHDFQRLQRRDSDGDRQVWFLQRRFHKDILLNPVLVLNFCPDLSSKPGHLSEATRELLFLLDGSGAGHKDAIVLAVKSLPAQTLVNLVMFGTLVQPLFPESRPCSDETVQQICESIEALQAPSGSPDVRAVLDWALGQPQHRAYPRQLFLITAASPTAATTHQALEFMRWHRGAARCFSFVLAPACHQLLHGLSVLSRGQTYVLRAGERLQPKLVQALRKALEPALSDISVDWFVPDAVEALLTPREIPTLYPGDQLLGYCSLFRVDGFRSRALGGQEPGWQSSGGSVFPSPEEGVSVTSPGTEPTHTTELLGTGTVSAELPSPWAVGDAEQSMEALTDPVTDPGPNPSSDTAIWRRIFQSSYIREQYVLTHCSASPEPGPGSTCSSESPGSQGPGSPSGSLPLDPPSQQGCRSLAWVEPAGSRSCPLPVPPPSPFKVGALSAEVLGRPHRAALAGRSLSSPSGRANPVLGRPRHPSLDAIPDGSGPEPGQQLGQGLDDSGNLLSPAPLDWDMLMEPSFLFKAVPPNGESAPPAEPLPPQTPRCHVVIRALCGEQPMCWEVEVGLEELWGPGNGSQPAPLPVREAAWDQALHRLTAASVVRDNEQLALRGRAETTAEPGRVRRSWLRAIQTSKVSCAPSCFTCPVAVDAVTREVLPGALQVWSSDPAELLGTSASRDHPAAAPPPTALHSKGRAQMQWAGHRRAGDHLLGWGDPTVGHQGGSSAGAGELHLNDNPKSALGEPRSPPGGHHDLPYQPPASSRLSLGRHRRLRSSNKGQTSESNNEGSNHDYLPLVRLQEAPGSFRLDEPFCAAVCIPQDRLCRASPFAAHRASLSPTSASSPWALLGPGIGQGDSATASCSQSPSSGSEGPGQVDSGRGSDTEASDGVERQGSCDLRGRTWATAVALAWLEHRCAAAFGEWELTASKADCWLRAQHLPDGLDLTALKAAARGLFLLLRHWDQNLQLHWLCYSPANV; encoded by the exons atgcccggcctgtaCTGCCTCTCCAGCTGGACGCCGCTGCCACTCACCGACTCCAGTGTCCGGGCTTATGCCAAGggaccctgcctcagcctgcggGCCCGGCTCACCTACCACAACCCGCAGCCCCAGCCCGTGGACG GCGTGTTCGTGTACCCGCTGGCTGAGGCCGAGGTGGTATCTGGCTTTGAGGCTGAGGCGGCTGGACGGCGAGTCTCCTTCCAGCTGCAGAGCCGGCGTCGCTCGCAGGCCGCCTGCTGCCGCGCTCTGGGCCCGGGACTGGGGATCTCTACGCCCCGTCGCTGCGCACAGG GTCATCTTGTCTTGGATCTGGCCCAAGCTCGGTCCACATTGGTGCTGCCCACTGGCCTTGTTGCTGCGGCTGGTACCATGACCGTGACCCTGTGCAGCAGCCGGGAGTTGCCCTCCAGGCCTGATGGGGTGATGCATGTGGTCCTGCCCACTGTGTTCACTCCACTGGCCCAGCCAGGCCTGCCAGGGTCCCCCAGGTCTCCGGGGCTCTGTGACGACAGGTTGGGCCTATG CCCCACCAGCTGCTTCGGGATAGGCAGCCCTGAGGAGGAAAGGCTGACATGGGAGCAAGCAGCGGCCCCTCCGGACGTGTTCTCAGGCCCCGCGCGCTGTCCTGCTCCATACACCTTCTCATTCGAGATGCTGGTGACTGGACCGTGTCTGTTGGCAG GCCTGGAGAGCCCCTCGCATGCCTTGCGTGCAGATGCCCTCCCTCATGCCAGCTCTGCAGCTACGATCTGTGTTACCCTGGCAGAGGGCCATCGATGTGATCGGGCCTTGGAGATCCTTTTGTACCCCAGTG AGCCCCATCAGCCACACTTGATGTTGGAGGCTGGCAGCTTGAGCTCGGCAGAATATGAGGCCCAAGTGAGGACCCGCCATGACTTTCAGAGGTTGCAGCGAAGGGACAGTGATGGGGACCGGCAG GTGTGGTTCCTACAGCGACGTTTCCATAAGGACATCTTGCTGAACCCTGTGTTGGTGCTGAACTTCTGCCCAGACCTGAGCTCCAAGCCTGGACACCTGAGTGAAGCTACCCGGGAGCTCCTCTTCCTGTTAGACGGCAGCGGAGCAGGACACAAG GATGCTATTGTTTTGGCTGTAAAATCCCTCCCAGCCCAGACACTTGTCAACCTAGTCATGTTTGGGACATTGGTCCAGCCCCTTTTCCCAGAGAGCCGGCCTTGCAGTGAT GAGACTGTACAGCAGATCTGTGAGAGCATCGAGGCTCTTCAGGCCCCTAGTGGCTCCCCTGATGTGCGAGCTGTATTGGACTGGGCCTTAGGGCAACCTCAGCACAGGGCCTACCCTCGACAGCTGTTCCTGATCACGGCTGCCTCGCCAACGGCTGCCACTACTCACCAAGCCCTGGAGTTCATGAGGTGGCACAGAGGGGCAGCCAG GTGCTTCTCCTTTGTGTTGGCACCTGCTTGCCACCAGCTGCTCCATGGCTTGTCTGTCCTCAGCAGGGGGCAGACCTAtgtcctgagggctggggagagactGCAGCCCAAG TTGGTGCAGGCCCTGCGGAAGGCACTGGAACCTGCTCTGAGTGACATCTCCGTGGACTGGTTTGTGCCTGATGCGGTGGAGGCGCTGCTCACCCCCCGGGAGATCCCAACACTCTACCCTGGGGACCAGCTGCTTGGCTACTGCTCACTTTTCAGGGTGGATGGCTTCCGGTCCCGTGCTCTAGGG GGCCAAGAGCCTGGTTGGCAGAGCTCGGGTGGTTCAGTGTTCCCATCTCCAGAGGAGGGAGTATCTGTCACCAGCCCTGGCACTGAgcctacacacaccacagagctgCTGGGGACAGGCACTGTGTCAGCAGAGCTGCCAAGCCCATGGGCTGTGGGAGACGCAGAGCAGA GTATGGAAGCTCTGACAGACCCAGTCACGGACCCTGGACCCAACCCCTCCTCCGACACAGCTATATGGCGCCGTATCTTCCAGTCTTCATATATCCGGGAGCAGTACGTGCTTACGCACTGCTCCGCCAGCCCTGAGCCAGGCCCAGGTTCCACGTGCAGCAGCGAGTCCCCAGGCTCCCAAGGCCCTGGCTCCCCCAGTGGTAGCCTTCCCCTGGATCCCCCTTCTCAGCAGGGCTGCCGAAGCCTGGCCTGGGTAGAACCTGCAGGCTCCCGCTCCTGCCCGCTACCTGTACCCCCACCATCTCCGTTCAAG GTGGGAGCCTTGAGTGCTGAGGTGCTGGGCCGCCCGCACAGAGCAGCTCTGGCTGGCCGAAGTCTTTCATCTCCCTCAGGCCGGGCAAACCCAGTCCTTGGTAGACCCAGGCACCCGTCTCTAGATGCAATACCAGATGGATCAGGCCCTGAGCCAGGACAACAGCTGGGTCAAGGCCTGGATGATTCAG GAAACctgctctccccagcccccttggACTGGGATATGTTGATGGAACCATCTTTCTTGTTCAAGGCTGTGCCACCCAATGGGGAATCAGCCCCTCCagcagagcctctgcctccccagactCCACGTTGTCACGTGGTGATCCGGGCCCTGTGTGGGGAGCAGCCGATGTGCTGGGAGGTGGAGGTTGGGCTGGAGGAACTCTGGGGTCCTGGGAATGGCTCACAACCTGCACCGCTCCCTGTGAGAGAAGCCGCATGGGATCAGGCACTCCACCGGCTGACAGCAGCCTCTGTGGTCCGGGACAACGAACAGCTGGCTCTCCGCGGAAGAGCTGAAACCACAGCTGAGCCCG GTCGAGTCAGAAGGTCCTGGCTCCGAGCCATTCAGACAAGCAAGGTTAGCTGTGCCCCATCCTGCTTTACCTGCCCTGTGGCTGTAGATGCTGTCACTAGGGAGGTCTTGCCTGGAGCCCTACAGGTGTGGAGTTCAG ATCCAGCTGAGCTCTTAGGCACGTCTGCCTCTCGAGACCACCCAGCTGCGGCCCCTCCGCCCACAGCACTCCACTCTAAAGGTAGGGCTCAAATGCAGTGGGCTGGGCACAGGCGGGCTGGAGACCACTTGCTGGGATGGGGTGACCCTACTGTAGGACATCAGGGAGGCTCTTCTGCAGGTGCCGGGGAACTGCACCTAAATGACAACCCCAAGTCAGCATTGGGGGAGCCCAGATCCCCTCCTGGAGGTCATCATGACTTGCCCTAccagcctccagcctcttccAGGCTCAGCCTGGGTCGTCATCGCAGACTTCGCAGCTCCAATAAGGGCCAGACAAGCGAGAGCAACAATGAAGGCAGCAATCATGACTACCTGCCTTTG gTGCGACTGCAAGAAGCACCAGGCTCCTTCCGCCTGGATGAACCcttctgtgctgctgtgtgcattCCTCAAGACCGCCTGTGCCGAGCCTCACCCTTTGCGGCACACCGCGCCAGCCTCAGTCCCACCTCAGCCTCATCTCCTTGGGCACTTCTGGGCCCTGGTATTGGCCAGGGTGACAGTGCCACAGCCTCCTGCAGCCAGTCACCCAGCTCAGGCTCTGAGGGTCCAGGCCAGGTAGATAGTGGGCGGGGCTCCGATACCGAGGCCTCAGACGGAGTGGAAAGGCAGGGCAGCTGCGATCTGCGAGGGCGCACTTGGGCCACAGCTGTGGCCCTGGCATGGCTGGAGCACCGCTGTGCTGCTGCCTTCGGCGAGTGGGAACTGACTGCATCCAAAGCTGATTGCTGGCTCAGGGCCCAGCACCTGCCTGATGGCCTTGATCTGACTGCTCTTAAAGCCGCTGCCCGGGGCCTCTTCCTGTTACTGCGACACTGGGACCAGAATCTGCAGCTACACTGGCTGTGTTACAGCCCTGCAAATGTGTAA